One part of the Pseudemcibacter aquimaris genome encodes these proteins:
- a CDS encoding YbjN domain-containing protein — translation MLSVSGLNEERINPLDTLELIVSQNEWPYERMGNEEIVAAISGDWCDFHLRYLWLDDQNILQCAGQMDVKVQDKKRADILELLTELNERLDVGHFSIWSDDNSIMFRYSLLPPTNSADMAAACELVTRTIIAEINRYFPVFQFVIWGGKSPAEAIEAAMLETVGNA, via the coding sequence ATGCTATCTGTATCAGGTTTAAATGAAGAGCGGATCAACCCGCTTGACACTCTTGAGTTAATCGTAAGCCAGAATGAATGGCCCTATGAACGCATGGGGAACGAGGAAATTGTTGCGGCCATCTCCGGCGATTGGTGTGATTTTCACCTACGTTATTTGTGGCTCGATGATCAAAATATCTTGCAATGCGCTGGTCAAATGGATGTTAAGGTACAAGACAAGAAACGTGCTGATATTCTTGAACTATTAACAGAATTGAATGAACGTCTTGATGTCGGCCATTTTTCAATCTGGAGCGATGATAACAGCATCATGTTTCGATATTCATTGTTACCACCGACCAATAGTGCAGATATGGCAGCGGCATGTGAACTGGTCACACGCACAATTATTGCCGAAATAAACAGATACTTTCCTGTATTCCAATTTGTAATCTGGGGCGGGAAAAGTCCGGCAGAAGCGATCGAAGCAGCGATGCTAGAAACCGTCGGTAACGCATAA
- a CDS encoding GNAT family N-acetyltransferase — protein MKFVPLLKPDAQILAMGEHVHLQLPANMHKKTFVDFVERNKKFHEPWVYVSTDPSYYDQYLRRMKMGRTLGAFVHTNESNDFVGVINLNSIRLDPFSTATLGYYAEENMCGKGYMKEGILLMLDHAFKKVGLNRVEVNVQPDNLSSIALVKSCGFTHEGFSRKFLKIGSDYKDHERWAYLAEDF, from the coding sequence ATGAAATTTGTTCCGCTTTTAAAGCCTGATGCACAGATCCTGGCCATGGGTGAACATGTTCATCTGCAGCTTCCTGCGAACATGCATAAAAAAACTTTTGTGGATTTTGTTGAGCGGAACAAGAAATTTCACGAACCTTGGGTTTATGTATCAACCGATCCATCTTATTACGACCAATATTTAAGACGCATGAAAATGGGCCGCACCCTCGGCGCATTTGTCCATACCAACGAAAGCAATGATTTTGTTGGTGTCATCAACCTGAACAGCATTCGCCTTGATCCATTCAGTACCGCGACACTTGGTTATTACGCAGAAGAAAACATGTGTGGCAAAGGGTACATGAAAGAAGGCATCCTGTTAATGCTTGATCATGCCTTTAAAAAGGTAGGCTTAAACCGTGTAGAAGTAAACGTGCAACCGGATAACCTATCCTCCATCGCTCTCGTTAAATCATGTGGCTTCACACACGAGGGATTTTCAAGAAAGTTCTTAAAAATCGGCAGTGACTATAAAGACCATGAAAGATGGGCCTATCTGGCTGAGGATTTTTAG
- the recO gene encoding DNA repair protein RecO: MEWHDNGIILNLRKYGEFDAIIDVFTREHGRHSGIVKGGMGRRQRGNIQPGNEVDVTWRGRLETHLGTYSVELKNARAVSFLYSPGKLAALNSCSSLLTVAMAENEPHALLLDGFIAFMDALEAAKDDITNWGPLLTQWELGLLGELGFGLNLECCAATGITDDLIYVSPKSGRAVSRDAGKPYHDKMLPLPAFLLKKRDNIPAQDVLDGFHLTEFFMERHMLAPFGKKIPQARRMLLDHIP; this comes from the coding sequence ATGGAATGGCATGACAATGGCATTATTTTAAATTTAAGAAAATATGGTGAATTTGATGCCATTATTGATGTCTTTACACGTGAACATGGTCGCCATTCCGGTATTGTTAAGGGGGGCATGGGAAGACGCCAACGCGGCAACATTCAACCGGGTAACGAAGTTGATGTGACTTGGCGCGGACGCCTTGAAACCCATCTTGGTACTTATAGTGTAGAACTTAAAAACGCCCGTGCAGTATCCTTTCTTTATTCACCGGGAAAACTGGCGGCCCTTAACAGCTGCTCAAGCCTATTAACCGTGGCAATGGCAGAAAATGAACCACATGCATTATTGCTTGATGGATTTATTGCTTTCATGGATGCATTAGAGGCCGCAAAAGATGATATCACCAACTGGGGACCTCTACTCACCCAATGGGAACTGGGGCTTCTTGGTGAACTGGGTTTTGGATTGAATCTTGAGTGTTGTGCTGCGACTGGTATTACTGATGATCTGATTTATGTTTCACCAAAATCCGGCCGTGCTGTGAGCCGTGATGCGGGCAAACCATATCATGATAAAATGCTGCCTCTGCCCGCCTTTTTATTAAAAAAACGCGATAATATTCCGGCGCAAGACGTGCTCGATGGTTTTCATTTAACCGAATTTTTCATGGAACGTCATATGCTTGCGCCATTTGGCAAAAAAATACCGCAGGCAAGACGTATGCTTCTTGACCATATTCCTTAG
- the parC gene encoding DNA topoisomerase IV subunit A has translation MNTVTTEDTILNAPLGDTLGDRYLSYALSTIMSRSLPDVRDGLKPVHRRLLFAMRQLKLNPDTGFKKCARVVGDVIGKYHPHGDQSVYDAMVRLSQEFAVRYPLVDGQGNFGNIDGDNAAAMRYTEARMTEIATALMEDIDKDTVDFRETYDGEEEEPTVMPANFPNLLANGAMGIAVGMATSIPPHNVDEICQALLHLIKTPNARTATLVEYVQGPDFPTGGTIVEPRENIIQAYETGRGSFRMRAKWHVEEGTRGMYQIIVTEIPYQVQKSRLIEKIADLIYQKKLPILGDVMDESSEDIRIVLEPKNRTIEPDMLMESLFKLTDLESRFSLNMNVLEGGNLPRVMNLREVLQAFLDHRQDVLIRRSKFRLEKIDHRLEVLGGYLIAYLNLDEVIRIIREEDHVKKCLMETFNLTEVQADAILNMRLRSLRKLEEMEIKTEYAGLEEEKAYLLELLDSEEKRWTVIGDDIRELRKKFGKKTEIGTRRTDFADAPEAAVIPLEAMIEKEPVTVICSKKGWIRAMKGHVAIDDKIKFKEGDELKFAFHCQTTDKVLLFATNGRFYTIGADKLPGGRGHGEPVRLMIDLGNDEDIVSLFVHDPGTKIIVAAETGRGFMAESDKVVASTKNGKQVMNTEDGANKAVLARVIEEGHDHIAICGLNRKLLVYPIDQMPEMTRGRGAILQKYKGGGLGDIISFKLEDGLSWEMRGGKTRTETDLMAWTGKRGQVGRMPPHGFPSNNKFSR, from the coding sequence ATGAATACTGTAACAACTGAAGACACGATTTTAAACGCTCCGCTCGGTGATACTCTGGGGGACCGTTATCTTTCATATGCATTATCAACCATTATGTCCCGTTCATTGCCGGACGTGCGTGACGGTTTAAAACCTGTTCACCGCCGTTTGCTTTTTGCGATGCGTCAATTGAAATTGAACCCGGACACCGGCTTTAAAAAATGTGCCCGTGTGGTTGGCGATGTGATCGGTAAATATCACCCCCATGGTGATCAATCGGTATATGATGCGATGGTACGCCTATCGCAAGAATTTGCAGTCAGATACCCACTTGTGGATGGTCAGGGTAACTTCGGTAACATTGACGGCGATAATGCGGCCGCCATGCGTTACACAGAAGCGCGCATGACCGAAATCGCAACCGCACTTATGGAAGACATCGATAAAGACACGGTTGATTTCCGCGAAACATATGATGGTGAGGAAGAAGAACCTACGGTAATGCCGGCGAACTTTCCGAACCTGCTTGCTAATGGTGCAATGGGTATCGCGGTTGGTATGGCAACCAGTATTCCACCACACAATGTCGATGAGATTTGTCAGGCGTTACTTCATCTTATTAAAACGCCGAATGCCAGAACGGCAACACTTGTTGAATATGTTCAAGGGCCGGATTTCCCAACGGGCGGTACAATCGTTGAACCCCGTGAAAATATCATTCAAGCCTATGAAACCGGCCGCGGCAGTTTCCGAATGCGCGCAAAATGGCACGTCGAAGAAGGCACCCGTGGCATGTATCAAATCATTGTCACGGAAATTCCATATCAGGTTCAAAAATCACGCCTGATCGAAAAAATTGCTGATCTGATTTATCAGAAAAAGTTACCGATCCTCGGTGATGTCATGGACGAAAGTTCAGAAGATATCCGTATTGTACTGGAACCAAAAAACCGCACGATCGAACCGGACATGCTGATGGAAAGCTTGTTTAAGCTGACCGATCTGGAAAGCCGTTTTTCACTTAACATGAATGTGCTTGAAGGTGGCAACCTGCCGCGTGTTATGAATTTACGCGAAGTATTACAAGCTTTCCTTGATCACAGGCAGGATGTTCTGATCCGCCGTTCGAAATTCCGTCTTGAAAAAATTGATCATAGGCTAGAGGTTCTTGGTGGTTACCTGATTGCTTATCTTAATCTTGATGAAGTCATCCGCATCATACGCGAAGAAGATCATGTTAAAAAATGTTTGATGGAAACATTTAATCTGACCGAAGTTCAAGCGGACGCGATCTTAAATATGCGCCTTCGTTCCCTTCGTAAGTTAGAAGAGATGGAAATCAAAACGGAATATGCTGGCCTTGAAGAGGAAAAAGCATATTTGCTTGAATTATTGGATAGCGAAGAAAAACGTTGGACCGTTATTGGTGATGACATCAGGGAACTACGCAAAAAATTCGGCAAAAAAACCGAAATTGGCACCCGCAGGACCGATTTCGCAGATGCACCAGAAGCAGCCGTAATCCCACTGGAAGCCATGATCGAAAAAGAACCTGTTACAGTGATTTGTTCGAAAAAAGGCTGGATCCGTGCGATGAAAGGCCACGTTGCCATTGATGACAAAATCAAATTTAAAGAAGGCGACGAGTTAAAATTCGCATTCCACTGTCAAACAACAGACAAGGTTCTACTGTTTGCAACAAACGGTCGTTTTTACACCATTGGCGCTGATAAACTGCCGGGTGGACGCGGCCATGGTGAACCGGTCAGATTAATGATCGACCTTGGCAACGACGAAGACATCGTTTCATTATTCGTACATGATCCGGGCACCAAAATCATCGTAGCCGCTGAAACAGGCCGCGGCTTCATGGCAGAATCCGATAAGGTTGTCGCCAGTACCAAGAACGGAAAACAGGTCATGAATACCGAGGACGGCGCCAATAAAGCCGTACTTGCCCGCGTCATCGAAGAAGGACACGATCACATTGCCATTTGTGGCTTGAACCGTAAATTATTGGTTTATCCAATTGATCAAATGCCGGAAATGACCCGTGGTCGCGGCGCTATCTTACAGAAATATAAAGGTGGCGGTCTTGGCGATATTATTTCCTTTAAGCTCGAAGATGGCTTAAGCTGGGAAATGCGCGGCGGTAAAACCCGCACAGAAACCGATCTAATGGCGTGGACTGGAAAACGTGGACAGGTTGGACGTATGCCACCACATGGTTTCCCGTCAAACAATAAATTCTCGCGGTAG
- a CDS encoding MarR family winged helix-turn-helix transcriptional regulator, whose amino-acid sequence MTDINFKNELSDINDDELFLKSTELLYFAYRDFIAWPDDFLQKYGFGRAHHRVIFFVSGNPGMTVAELLKVLNITKQSLSRVLSTLIDQDYITQKIGEEDRRQRLLYLTDKGQELLAEVSTYQKDQVLKACKESGVEATEGFWKVLSVLINENDRSEILKSIFKSKS is encoded by the coding sequence ATGACTGACATAAATTTTAAAAATGAATTATCTGACATCAATGATGACGAACTTTTTTTAAAAAGTACGGAACTTCTTTATTTCGCTTACCGTGACTTTATCGCCTGGCCGGATGACTTTTTGCAAAAGTACGGATTTGGCCGTGCGCACCACCGGGTTATCTTTTTCGTAAGTGGAAATCCGGGGATGACGGTTGCGGAACTTCTTAAGGTTCTGAACATCACTAAACAGAGCCTTTCACGCGTTTTAAGTACACTGATTGATCAGGATTATATCACACAAAAAATTGGCGAAGAAGACCGCCGTCAGCGGCTGCTATATTTAACGGATAAGGGGCAAGAGTTACTCGCTGAAGTTTCCACCTATCAGAAGGACCAAGTTCTTAAAGCATGTAAGGAAAGCGGCGTAGAAGCCACTGAAGGTTTTTGGAAAGTTTTAAGTGTACTAATCAATGAAAATGACAGATCAGAAATATTAAAATCTATTTTTAAATCAAAATCTTAA
- a CDS encoding branched-chain amino acid aminotransferase: protein MSIIPFDDRDGVIWYNGELIDWRDANFHVLSHALHYGSCVFEGQRAYGGKIFKLHEHSERLIKSGEILGMDIPYTADELDAAADEVVAANNLVDAYVRPVAWRGSEMMGVATKGSKVHVAIAAWEWPSYFGEEAKKKGLRLEIAKWRRPAPDTAPTASKAAGLYMIASLCKDASTENGFDDALMLDYRGQVAEATGANIFFLKDGKLHTPTPDCFLDGITRRTAIDLATKRGIEVIERAIMPEEMADFEQAFITGTAAEITPLSQIADYTFEVGEVCMNMVRDYDDLVNGRQT from the coding sequence ATGTCGATCATCCCATTTGACGACCGTGACGGTGTAATCTGGTATAACGGTGAACTTATTGATTGGCGCGATGCCAATTTCCATGTTCTTTCGCATGCGCTTCATTATGGTAGCTGTGTTTTTGAAGGACAGCGCGCATATGGCGGTAAAATTTTCAAACTTCATGAACATAGTGAACGTCTGATTAAATCCGGTGAAATTCTGGGTATGGATATTCCATATACTGCGGATGAACTTGATGCTGCTGCGGACGAGGTGGTTGCTGCTAATAATCTTGTGGATGCGTATGTTCGTCCAGTTGCATGGCGCGGTTCAGAAATGATGGGCGTTGCAACAAAAGGATCAAAAGTTCACGTTGCAATCGCAGCATGGGAATGGCCATCATATTTCGGTGAAGAAGCCAAGAAAAAAGGCCTTCGTCTTGAAATCGCGAAATGGCGTCGCCCTGCACCAGATACAGCACCGACCGCATCAAAAGCAGCCGGTCTTTACATGATTGCGTCTCTTTGTAAGGATGCATCAACGGAAAATGGTTTTGATGATGCGCTTATGCTTGATTATCGTGGTCAGGTTGCGGAAGCCACTGGCGCTAACATCTTTTTCTTAAAAGACGGTAAGTTACACACACCAACACCGGATTGTTTCCTGGACGGTATTACTCGCCGTACGGCCATTGATCTTGCGACAAAACGCGGAATCGAGGTTATCGAACGCGCGATTATGCCAGAAGAAATGGCGGATTTCGAACAAGCATTCATTACTGGAACAGCGGCGGAAATCACGCCACTATCACAAATTGCTGATTACACATTCGAAGTTGGCGAGGTATGCATGAATATGGTTCGTGATTATGATGATCTGGTGAATGGTCGCCAGACTTAA
- a CDS encoding NAD(P)/FAD-dependent oxidoreductase, which yields MANQYDVIIIGGGAAGLMCAIEAGKRGRSVLVIEKGKSIAGKIRISGGGRCNFTNIHCTHNDFISENPHFHKSALKRYGPYDFIDLVEKHGIAYHEKTLGQQFCDDGSGKIIGMLLDECDAAGVEIKLNAEVLKVSCKEDQFELMIEGTSYECASLVIASGGPSIPKMGATGFGYDVARQFGLKIVDPVPALVPLTFGEDYIFALRELRGVSQEVIVKCGKKSFREALLFTYKGLSGPAILQISSYWRSGQEIIINLAPGTDVFDLLKSVKEENPKQEVQTTLASILPKRLAQYLCEKSKAEGRLADLSHKKLQTLATLVNEWHLTPKGTEGFATAEVTRGGVSTDELSSKTFEAKKQDGLYFIGEVVDVTGHLGGFNFQWAWASGHAAGQFV from the coding sequence ATGGCTAATCAGTATGATGTAATCATCATTGGCGGTGGCGCAGCTGGTCTTATGTGCGCAATTGAGGCCGGTAAACGCGGGCGTAGCGTTCTTGTGATTGAAAAGGGGAAGTCCATTGCCGGAAAAATCCGGATTTCCGGTGGCGGCAGGTGTAATTTCACCAATATCCATTGCACCCATAATGATTTTATATCAGAAAATCCGCATTTTCATAAATCGGCATTAAAACGATATGGTCCATATGATTTTATTGATCTGGTTGAAAAGCATGGCATTGCCTATCATGAAAAAACGTTGGGCCAGCAATTTTGCGATGACGGATCGGGTAAAATCATCGGTATGTTGCTTGATGAATGTGATGCAGCGGGTGTTGAGATCAAATTAAATGCCGAAGTTTTAAAGGTATCCTGTAAGGAAGATCAATTTGAATTGATGATTGAGGGAACGTCATATGAATGTGCATCACTTGTCATTGCATCTGGTGGGCCGTCCATCCCGAAAATGGGGGCAACTGGTTTTGGATATGATGTTGCCAGACAATTTGGTCTAAAAATCGTTGATCCTGTGCCGGCGCTCGTGCCCCTGACATTCGGCGAAGATTATATTTTTGCCTTACGTGAACTACGTGGTGTTTCGCAAGAAGTTATTGTTAAATGCGGCAAAAAGTCATTCCGTGAAGCGCTTCTTTTTACCTATAAAGGGTTAAGCGGTCCTGCAATTTTGCAGATATCATCTTATTGGCGTAGTGGTCAGGAAATTATCATTAATCTTGCGCCGGGTACCGACGTGTTTGATTTATTAAAATCGGTAAAAGAAGAAAACCCGAAACAGGAAGTACAGACAACACTGGCGTCAATCTTGCCAAAACGGCTCGCGCAATACTTATGTGAAAAGTCCAAAGCAGAGGGAAGGTTGGCCGATTTATCCCATAAGAAATTACAAACTCTGGCAACGCTTGTGAATGAATGGCATCTTACGCCAAAAGGCACAGAAGGGTTTGCAACGGCGGAAGTCACCCGCGGCGGTGTTAGTACCGATGAATTATCATCAAAAACATTTGAAGCCAAAAAGCAGGATGGCCTATATTTTATTGGAGAAGTGGTCGATGTAACGGGGCATCTAGGCGGCTTCAATTTCCAGTGGGCTTGGGCATCGGGTCACGCCGCAGGTCAGTTCGTGTGA
- a CDS encoding U32 family peptidase C-terminal domain-containing protein → MGIRPERSELLMPAGNLQKLKMAVLYGADAVYLGTPDMSLRTKSDFSLEDVVEGIEFAHEHGVRVYLTLNLFSHNKDVPKLKQYVETVRKVQPDGVIIADPGVFQYVKQHAPDLELHISTQANICSWLSVKFWEEQGAKLCVLAREVSFEELTEIREECPDIKLEAFVHGAMCMTYSGRCMLSNFMSERGANQGNCSNSCRWNYKVHMKLKDGTIQDLELNEHTRDMFEFLLEEGIREGELMPIQEDERGSYILNSKDLCLMPKLDDYLRIGVDSLKVEGRNKSQYYVALVARAYRMAIDDYYADPENWDPAPYMEELNTVQGRGYTLAFHEGRLTNHAHNFENTSTLAEWEFAGLIAKVEEDAFIFEVKNRIEAGDVLEFISPKSRETMLLRIYEFEDITKNVTTTVVNAGQKPMVRIPFAWFDQETEELIRQFPEMSVVRKERALTKEQWDRLKFDKEGLKMELGKGSEKRYFEMRDKLVESIEESNQDRKFKTPRIGVEGCCGRGCNGCLIFWNDPQYEKARELMKDKKQGEMLAKNSRGKATDQAVAE, encoded by the coding sequence ATGGGTATTCGTCCGGAACGTTCAGAACTGCTGATGCCTGCTGGTAATCTGCAAAAATTAAAAATGGCTGTGCTTTATGGCGCTGACGCTGTCTATCTTGGCACGCCTGATATGTCGTTACGTACAAAGTCGGACTTTAGTCTGGAAGACGTGGTTGAGGGCATCGAATTTGCCCACGAACATGGTGTACGTGTTTACCTGACGCTTAACCTGTTTTCCCATAACAAAGACGTCCCGAAATTAAAGCAATATGTTGAAACAGTCCGTAAAGTTCAGCCAGATGGCGTTATTATCGCTGACCCTGGTGTTTTCCAATATGTGAAACAACACGCCCCTGATTTGGAACTTCATATTTCAACACAAGCCAATATCTGTTCATGGTTAAGTGTTAAATTCTGGGAAGAACAAGGTGCGAAGCTTTGCGTGCTTGCCCGCGAAGTTTCATTTGAAGAGCTAACCGAAATCCGTGAAGAATGCCCAGATATTAAACTGGAAGCATTCGTTCATGGTGCCATGTGCATGACATATTCCGGTCGCTGTATGCTCTCAAACTTTATGTCTGAACGTGGTGCAAACCAAGGGAACTGCTCAAATAGTTGTCGTTGGAACTATAAAGTTCACATGAAACTTAAAGACGGCACCATTCAGGACCTGGAACTTAATGAACATACACGTGATATGTTTGAATTCTTACTTGAAGAAGGCATCCGCGAAGGTGAATTGATGCCAATTCAGGAAGATGAGCGTGGATCATATATCCTGAATTCTAAAGATTTATGCCTAATGCCAAAACTTGATGACTATCTGCGAATTGGTGTTGATAGTCTTAAGGTCGAAGGCAGAAACAAAAGCCAATATTATGTGGCACTTGTTGCGCGCGCATACCGTATGGCCATTGATGATTATTACGCCGATCCTGAAAATTGGGACCCAGCCCCGTATATGGAAGAACTAAACACCGTTCAGGGCCGTGGTTATACCCTCGCCTTCCACGAGGGTCGCCTGACCAATCACGCACATAACTTTGAAAACACATCCACACTCGCCGAGTGGGAATTTGCAGGATTAATTGCCAAGGTTGAAGAAGATGCCTTTATTTTCGAAGTAAAGAACCGTATCGAAGCCGGTGACGTTCTTGAATTTATTTCACCAAAATCTCGCGAAACAATGCTGCTTCGCATTTATGAATTTGAAGACATCACCAAAAATGTAACCACAACGGTTGTAAATGCTGGCCAAAAACCAATGGTCCGTATTCCATTTGCGTGGTTTGATCAAGAAACAGAAGAACTGATCCGCCAGTTCCCTGAAATGTCAGTGGTTCGTAAAGAACGTGCCCTTACCAAGGAACAATGGGATCGTCTTAAATTCGATAAAGAAGGTCTTAAAATGGAACTCGGTAAAGGATCCGAGAAACGCTATTTCGAAATGCGTGATAAGCTTGTTGAAAGCATCGAAGAATCCAACCAAGACCGCAAATTTAAAACACCACGCATCGGTGTTGAGGGATGTTGCGGCCGTGGTTGTAACGGATGTCTTATTTTCTGGAATGATCCACAATATGAAAAAGCACGCGAACTGATGAAAGATAAAAAGCAAGGCGAAATGCTTGCGAAAAACTCACGCGGTAAAGCAACTGACCAAGCCGTAGCAGAATAG
- a CDS encoding PAS domain-containing sensor histidine kinase yields MNNKFLAAIIEATPNAVYIKDEDGVYLMINEKGAQSVGKTVEDFLGKDDTEVFPPELAKKVMALDRSVFEGESFNGEERVDDYIVFLSHKFILEDEETNERVLVGISTDISELKKTEEELSEARIKADEANKHKSTFLQNMSHELRTPLNAIIGFSSILSGESGADDEMFKANFKEYAKLINSSGVHLLAIINDLLDLSKIEAGEQEFNENTVDVCYEVESCIQTLRAMAIQNDITIIEEFPEDDILIRGDEKILRQMVYNLLSNAVKYSYHDGEVTVRLRHRNSGGLDISIIDKGIGMSADDLHTAMIPFRRSSQVKDSEITGTGLGLPLVDAFIKLFQGHLEIQSERGIGTSATLHFPPERSIEE; encoded by the coding sequence GTGAATAATAAATTCTTAGCGGCGATTATCGAAGCAACACCGAATGCAGTCTATATTAAAGACGAAGACGGTGTTTATCTTATGATCAATGAAAAAGGGGCACAATCCGTTGGTAAAACGGTAGAAGATTTTCTTGGTAAAGACGATACCGAAGTATTTCCGCCTGAACTTGCGAAAAAAGTGATGGCGTTAGACAGAAGTGTTTTCGAGGGGGAATCATTTAATGGTGAAGAAAGAGTTGATGATTATATCGTCTTTTTAAGTCATAAATTTATCCTAGAAGATGAAGAAACCAACGAAAGAGTGTTGGTTGGCATTTCAACGGACATATCGGAATTAAAGAAAACCGAAGAAGAATTATCTGAAGCCCGCATAAAAGCTGACGAAGCCAACAAGCATAAAAGCACATTCTTGCAAAATATGTCCCATGAATTAAGAACGCCATTAAACGCAATCATTGGCTTTTCTAGCATTCTTTCCGGCGAAAGCGGTGCAGACGATGAAATGTTTAAGGCAAATTTTAAGGAATATGCCAAGCTTATTAATTCAAGCGGTGTTCATTTGCTGGCGATTATTAATGACTTGCTTGATCTTTCAAAAATCGAAGCAGGGGAGCAGGAATTTAACGAAAATACTGTCGATGTCTGTTACGAGGTAGAATCCTGTATTCAGACATTAAGAGCAATGGCAATTCAAAATGATATTACCATTATCGAAGAATTCCCAGAAGATGACATTTTGATCCGGGGCGACGAAAAAATCTTGCGGCAAATGGTTTATAACTTGTTATCCAATGCGGTTAAATATTCTTATCACGATGGGGAAGTGACAGTACGTCTTCGCCATAGAAATAGCGGCGGGCTTGATATTTCCATTATTGATAAAGGGATTGGCATGTCCGCAGATGATCTGCACACAGCTATGATCCCGTTTAGAAGATCATCACAGGTAAAAGATTCAGAGATTACAGGAACCGGACTTGGTCTGCCACTTGTGGATGCATTTATTAAATTGTTCCAAGGTCACCTCGAAATTCAAAGCGAGCGCGGCATCGGGACATCCGCAACGCTTCATTTCCCACCGGAACGATCCATCGAGGAATAA
- the proC gene encoding pyrroline-5-carboxylate reductase, translating into MSNLSTITAENPLVLIGCGKMGGSMLAGWLKEGLSPDAVQIVDPFLDPVRKSFPELGNLHEAVDGLGQSLKPSFVIMAVKPQMMNDALAALKEHDLSSAVVMSVAAGKTIHYFEDHLGLDQAIVRAMPNTPAAIGKGITVCVANGPVSDAAKNICSTLLETVGDVEWIDDEALMDAVTALSGSGPAYVFYMAEAMAAAGEAIGLSPELSQKLARQTVAGAGGLLEESDETASKLRENVTSPGGTTAAALDVLMSEEGIARIIRRAMQEAKNRSKELAG; encoded by the coding sequence ATGAGCAACCTATCCACAATCACAGCCGAAAACCCTTTAGTGTTAATTGGTTGTGGGAAAATGGGTGGTTCCATGCTTGCCGGATGGTTGAAAGAGGGACTTTCCCCTGATGCCGTACAAATTGTCGATCCGTTTCTTGATCCGGTAAGGAAAAGTTTCCCTGAACTTGGAAATTTACATGAAGCTGTTGATGGTTTAGGGCAATCGTTAAAACCATCATTTGTGATAATGGCAGTGAAGCCGCAAATGATGAATGATGCGCTTGCAGCGCTTAAAGAACATGACCTGTCATCAGCCGTCGTTATGTCTGTAGCAGCAGGCAAAACAATTCATTATTTCGAAGATCATTTGGGCCTGGATCAAGCAATTGTGCGTGCTATGCCAAATACGCCAGCGGCAATCGGTAAGGGAATTACCGTTTGTGTTGCAAACGGACCAGTTAGTGATGCCGCGAAAAATATTTGTAGTACGCTGCTTGAAACGGTCGGTGATGTTGAATGGATTGATGACGAAGCCTTAATGGATGCTGTCACAGCATTAAGCGGTAGCGGACCCGCATATGTGTTCTATATGGCGGAAGCCATGGCCGCAGCCGGTGAAGCCATTGGCTTATCACCGGAATTAAGTCAGAAGCTTGCCAGACAGACCGTGGCTGGCGCAGGGGGGCTTTTGGAAGAAAGTGATGAAACCGCATCAAAATTACGTGAAAATGTCACAAGCCCCGGCGGCACAACAGCAGCGGCCCTTGATGTGTTGATGTCGGAAGAGGGGATCGCACGGATCATTCGCCGCGCCATGCAGGAAGCCAAAAACCGATCTAAAGAGCTGGCCGGATAA